In the Chitinivibrionales bacterium genome, one interval contains:
- a CDS encoding DUF362 domain-containing protein, producing MCSGIVMDDIFSGFNTDNPAVFIAKGKDPYTNTIEVLSKIDLSPARGKKVLLKPNAGRIDIPSSGIITNPQVVAGAIDSFKQAGAEVAVGESPITGVKAFDAFEASGIAAVCRERQCPMIDLDVRWPVEKDIPGGIAIRKIKACADIFDFDFIVSIPVMKMHMHTGVTLSIKNLKGCLWRRSKVELHMLPEVEGSDEKPLNIAITDMSSILRPHLAIIDGTVGMEGLGPSAGEPKELGLVLAGTNGFAADAVACRLMGTSADNIPYLRLAAQRGYGPIDLKKISIFPENWETFISPFASSPDIISIDYPNIEIHDKNSCSACQSTILLFLKRYGNIIFDYFDSDEILHIAIGKGHDDVPDKCLCVGNCTRAHKEKGKFVPGCPPVGSAILKKLTGMTHLPGEIINT from the coding sequence ATGTGTTCAGGAATTGTAATGGATGATATTTTTTCGGGTTTTAATACAGATAACCCGGCAGTTTTCATAGCAAAAGGAAAAGATCCTTATACTAATACCATAGAAGTCCTCTCAAAAATCGATTTATCGCCCGCAAGAGGAAAGAAAGTACTCCTGAAGCCCAATGCCGGCCGGATCGATATTCCTTCATCGGGGATTATAACAAATCCTCAGGTGGTTGCCGGTGCAATTGATTCGTTCAAGCAAGCCGGTGCTGAAGTTGCGGTGGGCGAAAGTCCTATAACGGGAGTCAAAGCATTCGATGCCTTTGAAGCGAGTGGGATCGCTGCTGTCTGCAGGGAACGCCAATGCCCAATGATTGATCTTGATGTTCGCTGGCCGGTTGAGAAGGATATTCCCGGCGGCATAGCTATCCGGAAAATAAAGGCCTGTGCCGACATATTCGACTTTGATTTCATTGTTTCGATTCCCGTAATGAAAATGCATATGCATACAGGGGTTACTCTTTCAATTAAAAACTTGAAAGGCTGCCTGTGGAGACGGAGCAAAGTAGAACTTCATATGCTCCCTGAAGTAGAGGGCAGTGATGAAAAGCCGCTTAATATCGCTATCACCGATATGTCTTCAATACTTCGCCCCCATCTGGCCATTATCGACGGTACTGTTGGTATGGAAGGTCTTGGTCCCAGTGCCGGTGAGCCTAAAGAGCTTGGTCTGGTCCTTGCAGGAACAAACGGGTTTGCCGCCGACGCTGTCGCGTGCCGCCTCATGGGAACTTCTGCCGATAATATCCCTTACCTTCGCCTGGCAGCACAACGGGGCTATGGACCGATTGATCTCAAAAAGATCAGTATTTTTCCCGAAAACTGGGAGACATTCATCTCTCCTTTCGCATCATCACCGGACATCATCTCAATAGATTATCCGAATATCGAGATCCATGATAAAAATTCCTGCAGCGCATGCCAGTCAACGATCCTTCTCTTTTTGAAGCGATACGGAAATATCATTTTTGACTATTTTGACTCAGACGAAATTCTTCACATTGCAATCGGCAAAGGTCATGATGACGTTCCGGATAAATGCCTTTGTGTCGGCAATTGCACCAGGGCACATAAAGAAAAGGGGAAATTTGTTCCCGGATGCCCGCCTGTGGGGAGTGCTATTTTAAAAAAACTCACCGGAATGACTCATTTGCCGGGAGAAATAATCAATACCTGA
- a CDS encoding response regulator has product MKEDQQISYYVKEIVTATDRAGDLTKHLLSFARKGKYRSEPVDMHQIIGEVASMLQHTIDKRINVKQHLNAFPPATVGDPSQLQNMVLNIALNARDAMPDGGVLTFKTKISRRGTNIMEKIGVEKLFTINPGQYICISITDTGIGIPPDTLATIFEPFYTTKAKGKGTGLGLSAVYGCVKSHHGFIDISTNPGRGATFDVYLPATDSVVQKDKTGTLILSPETKQSHILVVDDEDAVRDPLSEYLKELGMKVTAVGDSIEALQFYRENFDRVTLVVLDMIMPVMNGHELFRKMKKINPYVNALGFTGYSFEKEAQEMISEGIIDILQKPLSPDKMAKKIDLIIKEMRE; this is encoded by the coding sequence GTGAAAGAGGACCAGCAGATAAGTTATTATGTCAAAGAGATTGTGACGGCTACCGACAGAGCCGGGGACCTGACAAAACATTTGCTTTCTTTTGCCCGTAAAGGAAAGTATCGTTCCGAACCGGTCGATATGCATCAGATTATCGGTGAAGTTGCTTCCATGCTGCAGCATACTATTGACAAAAGAATCAATGTCAAACAGCATTTGAATGCTTTCCCTCCTGCGACGGTCGGTGACCCCTCTCAGCTTCAGAACATGGTTCTCAATATCGCCCTGAATGCTCGTGATGCCATGCCCGATGGCGGTGTTCTTACCTTTAAAACAAAAATAAGCCGACGAGGCACCAATATTATGGAAAAAATCGGGGTCGAGAAGCTTTTTACGATTAATCCTGGACAGTATATCTGTATCAGTATAACCGATACGGGAATTGGTATCCCCCCCGATACGCTGGCCACCATTTTTGAGCCTTTTTACACGACAAAGGCAAAGGGCAAAGGGACAGGATTAGGGTTGTCCGCAGTTTATGGTTGCGTGAAGAGTCATCATGGTTTCATCGATATATCCACGAACCCCGGCAGAGGGGCAACATTCGATGTCTATCTTCCTGCAACCGATTCTGTCGTACAAAAAGATAAAACCGGTACCTTGATTCTTTCACCGGAAACAAAACAGTCTCATATTCTGGTTGTTGATGATGAAGATGCGGTCAGAGATCCGCTCAGCGAATACCTTAAAGAATTGGGTATGAAAGTTACGGCGGTTGGAGACAGTATTGAAGCATTGCAATTTTACCGGGAAAATTTCGACAGGGTTACGCTTGTTGTTTTAGATATGATTATGCCGGTGATGAATGGCCATGAACTTTTCAGAAAAATGAAAAAAATAAATCCCTATGTCAATGCATTGGGTTTTACCGGCTACAGTTTCGAAAAAGAGGCTCAGGAAATGATCAGTGAAGGCATAATCGATATCCTGCAAAAGCCTCTTTCTCCCGATAAGATGGCAAAAAAGATCGATTTGATAATTAAAGAAATGCGGGAGTAA